In the genome of Paenibacillus sp. GP183, the window TACGGTGATCTCAGCCGGATTAAAATTGAAAATATGCGCGACCAGCATAGTAACATTGTTGAGGGCGCCGAAAATAGATACAGCTCTATGCATTCGACTGCACTAGCAGTGAATCAGACGGAAGCCAAGCCATATGGATTTGTTGCAGTTGCCATGGGGAGCGGGATTACTGAAATTTTAACAAGTGTCGGCGTGGATATTGTACTTTCCGGCGGGCAAACGATGAATCCCAGCACTGAAGATTTAGTTAATGCCGTTAATCGAATCCATGCAAAGACCGTATATATCTTACCCAACAACTCGAATATCATATTGGCGGCCCAGCAGGCTAAGGAGCTTGTAGAAGGCAAGCAGTTGATCGTCATTCCAACCAAATCGATTCCACAGGGGCTTTCCGCTATTCTGGCTTTTCAAGAACAAGCAGAACCTGATGAAAATACCAAAGAAATGACAGCAGCGATTCAGCGTGTGAAAAGCGGTCAGGTAACCTACGCGGTACGCGATACGAATATGGACGGCATGGAAATCAAGCAAGGTCACTTCATCGGTATCGATAACGGAAAAATCGTCAGCTCGGAGCCGGGATTGATGGCCGCAAGCAAGAAGCTGTTGGAGGAAATGATTGAGGAAAGCTCCGAAATCGTGACCATACTTAGCGGAGAAGATGCCAAAGAAGAAGATATCGACGAACTCGAGGCTTTTATCCGAGAGATGTATCCAGAGGTCGAAATTGAACTGCATCCGGGCGGACAACCGCTTTACCCCTATATTTTTTCGGTGGAATAATAATCTGATTGGTGAGGTGAGCCTTTTAAGTGAGCAATATTCGAATCGTCACCGACAGCACGGCGGACATCCCGTTATCCGTAAGGAAGGAACTTGGCATTGAAATGGTACCGCTGAAAATCCATTTTGGCAGTGAAACCTTTCTTGATGCAGTAACCCTTCAGTCGGAGGAATTCTACGGAAAGCTGGCTGCCGCATCTACGCTGCCTACAACCTCCCAGCCTTCGCCGGTCGAGTTTTTGGAGGTTTATAAAAAGCTGACTGAAGAGCCGGATACGGAAATCATTTCGATTCATCTGGCCGCTTCCCTTAGCGGAACTTATCAGTCTGCTGTGATTGCACGCTCGATGATGGAGGAAGAGCAGAGCCATGTACATCTCTTTGATTCTCGGTCTGCCTCTTACGGAATTGGTGTGTTGGCTGTAGCCGCTGCGAAAGCTGCCAAGGAAGGACAAAGTGTTGAGCAGATCATGGAGCTGGTTCAGAGGATCAGGGAAAAGTTCAAAATTTATTTTTTAGTAGATACATTGACTTATCTGCAAAAAGGCGGGCGCATCGGCAAAGCTTCTGCATTGATTGGTTCCTTGCTCAATATTAAACCGATTCTCTCATTGGATGATAATGGACAGGTTGTGCCCATCGACAAGGTGCGCGGTCAGAAGAAGGCCATGGCTCGCATCATTGAAATGATGAGCGGGGATATCACCGGCAAATCCATCCACCTTCATGTCGCTCACGCAAACAGTATGGAAACCGCTGTCCAGCTGCGCGAAATGATAGAAGCTCAATTTGAAGTGCTGAGCTTTGGCTACATTGACTTGAGCCCGGTGGTCGGCACCCATGCCGGTCCTGGAACCGTAGCCGCGTTCGTGCTTCCGGATTAATGATGATGGATTTGCAACGACGGATTCCTGTTAAAGAGGTCCATGGAGTCGGCGCCCAGAAGGCAGAAGAGCTGAACTCCATGGGCATTTTTACTGTCGCGGAGCTATTGGAATATGTGCCGTTTCGTTATGAGGATTATACCCTTCGTGACCTCGCCGGCGTCAAAGATGGGGATCGCATCACCATTCAAGGAACGATCCTGGGAGAACCCGTGCTTCAGCGATACGGTGGAAAGTCCAGGCTGTCCTGCAAGGTGATGGCGGAACCCTTCCTGATAACAGCTGTTTGGTTTAATCGGCCATTCTTGAAGGATAAGCTGCAGGTACAGCAGGAGATTCTGCTTACCGGCAAGTGGGACGGAAGACGAATGCAGCTCACCGTGTCAGACTCGGAATTTCCGGGTCCCGGGGCTGTAAAGACGGGCACCGTACAGCCGGTTTATTCGGTGGCAGGCTCGATCACGCAAAAATGGCTGCGTAAAGTGATCAAACAGGCGCTGACGCAGTACGGGGCCATGATTCATGAATTGCTGCCGGAAGCGCTAATTCATAAGTATGGGTTGATGTCCAGAGGAAAAGCCTTATCGATTATCCACTTGCCGGGCGATGTGGCGGAGG includes:
- a CDS encoding DegV family protein, producing MSNIRIVTDSTADIPLSVRKELGIEMVPLKIHFGSETFLDAVTLQSEEFYGKLAAASTLPTTSQPSPVEFLEVYKKLTEEPDTEIISIHLAASLSGTYQSAVIARSMMEEEQSHVHLFDSRSASYGIGVLAVAAAKAAKEGQSVEQIMELVQRIREKFKIYFLVDTLTYLQKGGRIGKASALIGSLLNIKPILSLDDNGQVVPIDKVRGQKKAMARIIEMMSGDITGKSIHLHVAHANSMETAVQLREMIEAQFEVLSFGYIDLSPVVGTHAGPGTVAAFVLPD